From a region of the Castanea sativa cultivar Marrone di Chiusa Pesio chromosome 10, ASM4071231v1 genome:
- the LOC142612059 gene encoding uncharacterized protein LOC142612059, with product MEAVMRISLSRRVVSDAMMWLHSKNGFYSVKSSYHIARLVSKEVDGMMESSRLKRKGLTWPKLWKQGTESVLHVLWECGVAQDVWAGSKVCLQKCTTGRGDILQLIEDLMGRLIVDDMELFFVQCWVIWNQRNLVLHGGSIQDPSWLVRRAENYLKEYRDAQVHLSVWVINGSVQQLIMWKPPSGSIYKINVDATVFSELNVSGFGVMVHIDKGEVMVALSGRGPSVQDSEEVEVLARRRAVEFAMEAGFMEIILEGDNATVMKAIMALSTNSSRLGFVYEDIYCIGRGLRDFSVSYVRRTANSVAHSLARFAKHLTSERIWLEESPPPALEAMYIDSCIIMNE from the exons ATGGAAGCTGTTATGCGGATTTCATTGAGTAGAAGAGTGGTATCAGATGCTATGATGTGGCTCCATAGCAAAAATGGTTTTTACTCAGTGAAATCGAGCTATCACATAGCTAGATTAGTTTCAAAAGAAGTTGATGGAATGATGGAGAGCTCGAGGCTGAAGAGGAAAGGTCTGACTTGGCCTAAACTATGGAA GCAAGGTACTGAATCTGTTCTTCATGTCTTGTGGGAATGTGGGgttgcccaagatgtgtgggcGGGTAGTAAGGTTTGCTTGCAGAAGTGTACGACAGGCAGAGGAGATATACTGCAGCTAATTGAGGATTTAATGGGTCGATTAATCGTGGATGACATGGAGTTATTCTTTGTTCAATGTTGGGTGATATGGAATCAGAGGAATTTGGTGTTACATGGAGGCAGTATACAAGATCCTTCTTGGCTGGTTCGACGAGCAGAGAATTATTTGAAGGAATATCGGGATGCTCAAGTCCATCTTTCGGTCTGGGTAATTAATGGATCAGTGCAGCAACTAATTATGTGGAAGCCACCATCAGGTTCAATTTACAAAATCAATGTTGATGCAACTGTGTTTAGCGAGCTAAATGTGTCAGGATTTGGTGTTATGGTTCATATTGATAAGGGAGAAGTTATGGTGGCTTTGTCGGGAAGGGGTCCCTCTGTACAGGACAGCGAAGAAGTAGAAGTGTTGGCCCGTAGAAGAGCTGTGGAGTTTGCTATGGAAGCAGGCTTTATGGAGATAATATTAGAGGGAGATAATGCTACTGTCATGAAAGCCATTATGGCTCTAAGCACCAACAGTTCTAGATTGGGATTTGTTTATGAAGATATCTATTGTATAGGGAGGGGACTTAGAGATTTTTCTGTTAGTTATGTTAGAAGGACAGCCAACTCTGTGGCACATTCTTTAGCAAGATTCGCCAAACATTTAACTAGTGAGAGGATATGGTTAGAAGAATCCCCACCTCCTGCTCTTGAGGCTATGTATATTGACAGTTGCATtataatgaatgaatga
- the LOC142612808 gene encoding uncharacterized protein At4g22758 has product MPERSIRRRSAATRGRKIRPPNPSPSPHRRTPPPRRSARQRAPSKPIGILKRCYSDPMLWSSSASVSSYSDDDRSLRSEGGVIFRPQTCNDVFASSSSLPGFSPRSHEGYKKDAKVVVNVTVEGSPGPVRTMVKLGASVEETIKVVVDKYSEEGRTPKLDQGAPSSFELHHSHFSLESLEKSELIGDVGSRSFYLRKCCSGHSSNGTSPSTSEIALPRENCPPPIPPPAFLLPSVIARKISKIFRRARRLWKLLVCLQ; this is encoded by the exons atgccTGAAAGAAGTATACGGCGGCGGTCGGCGGCGACTCGAGGCCGGAAGATCAGGCCGCCGAACCCTTCTCCGTCGCCTCATCGGAGGACCCCACCGCCTCGGAGATCGGCGAGGCAGCGGGCACCTTCGAAGCCTATTGGGATCTTGAAGCGTTGTTATTCGGACCCTATGCTTTGGAGTAGTAGTGCTTCTGTTAGCAGCTACAGCGACGATGATCGGAGTTTGAGGTCTGAGGGTGGTGTTATTTTCCGTCCTCAGACATGTAACGACGTTTTTGCCTCGTCGTCTTCCTTGCCGGGTTTCTCTCCTCGGAGTCACGAG GGATACAAGAAAGATGCGAAGGTGGTGGTTAATGTGACAGTTGAAGGTAGTCCAGGACCAGTTCGGACCATGGTTAAGTTAGGGGCCTCTGTGGAGGAGACCATAAAGGTTGTTGTAGACAAATATAGCGAAGAAGGGCGAACTCCTAAGCTTGATCAGGGCGCACCATCCTCATTCGAATTGCATCACTCCCATTTCAGTCTTGAAA GTTTGGAAAAATCCGAATTAATTGGGGATGTTGGTAGCAGAAGCTTCTATCTTCGAAAGTGTTGCAGTGGTCATAGTAGTAATGGAACATCTCCTTCCACTTCAGAAATTGCTCTGCCAAGAGAAAACTGTCCTCCACCTATTCCACCTCCTGCATTCTTACTTCCATCTGTAATTGCCCGAAAGATCAGTAAGATTTTTAGAAGAGCCCGTAGGCTTTGGAAACTCTTGGTCTGCCTGCAATGA